A genomic segment from Alkalilimnicola ehrlichii MLHE-1 encodes:
- a CDS encoding PHP domain-containing protein, with product MSACIDLHSHSTASDGRLTPTELVTRARAKGVATLALTDHDTTAGVAEAQAAAEEQGLRLIPGVEISTTWARRDFHIVGLGVAAQHPGLQTLLAEIDAIRRERALTIGRKLARHGMPGAWEGASARAGAATITRSHYAGWLVAEGHVNTPNEAFHKWLRKGRPAGVSVRWPGMERAVACIREAGGVAVLAHPLAYGLTGAWMRRVLTAFRDAGGEAMEVACGTRPRPVDVARLAEWARRYALLASQGSDFHHPDNPWVDLGRLPRLPADLTPVWHHPRLCNAAS from the coding sequence ATGAGCGCCTGTATCGACCTGCACAGCCACTCCACCGCCTCCGACGGCCGCCTGACCCCGACGGAACTGGTGACCCGGGCCCGGGCCAAAGGGGTGGCGACCCTGGCGCTCACCGACCACGACACCACGGCCGGTGTGGCCGAGGCGCAGGCCGCAGCCGAAGAGCAGGGCCTTCGGCTGATTCCGGGGGTGGAGATCTCCACCACCTGGGCCCGGCGCGACTTCCACATCGTTGGCCTGGGCGTGGCGGCCCAGCACCCGGGGCTGCAGACGCTGCTGGCGGAGATCGACGCAATCCGCCGGGAACGGGCCCTCACCATCGGTCGGAAGCTGGCCCGGCACGGGATGCCCGGGGCCTGGGAAGGGGCCTCGGCACGGGCCGGGGCGGCCACCATCACCCGCAGCCACTACGCCGGCTGGCTGGTGGCCGAGGGCCATGTGAATACCCCCAACGAGGCCTTCCACAAATGGCTGCGCAAGGGCCGGCCAGCCGGGGTGAGCGTGCGCTGGCCCGGCATGGAGCGGGCGGTGGCCTGTATCCGCGAGGCGGGCGGGGTGGCGGTGCTAGCCCATCCGCTGGCCTACGGGCTCACCGGCGCCTGGATGCGCCGGGTGCTCACCGCCTTCCGCGATGCCGGGGGTGAGGCCATGGAGGTGGCCTGTGGGACCCGCCCGCGGCCGGTCGACGTGGCCCGTCTGGCGGAATGGGCCCGCCGTTATGCCCTGCTGGCCTCGCAGGGTTCCGACTTCCACCACCCGGACAACCCCTGGGTGGATCTGGGCCGGTTGCCGCGCCTGCCGGCTGATCTCACCCCGGTATGGCACCACCCGCGACTGTGCAATGCAGCATCCTGA
- a CDS encoding DUF3301 domain-containing protein, with translation METALVTLLIVVAVGLYWSDALRARDQAVRAARRACRGLDVQLLDVTVSLARIRPARGPSGRLTWRREYRFEFSVDGADRRPGYVQLLGRQCRGVQLDMPEGRTVMGPDQRPRAPAQPSDG, from the coding sequence ATGGAAACCGCCCTTGTCACCCTGCTGATCGTCGTTGCCGTCGGCCTCTACTGGTCAGACGCCCTGCGCGCCCGGGACCAGGCGGTGCGGGCCGCCCGCCGGGCGTGCCGTGGTCTGGACGTGCAATTGCTGGATGTCACCGTGTCGCTCGCCCGCATTCGTCCGGCCCGCGGCCCGTCGGGGCGGCTGACCTGGCGCCGGGAGTACCGCTTCGAATTCAGCGTCGACGGCGCTGACCGCCGCCCCGGCTATGTGCAACTACTGGGGCGACAGTGCCGGGGAGTGCAACTGGATATGCCGGAAGGCCGGACGGTGATGGGGCCGGACCAGCGGCCGCGCGCACCGGCGCAGCCCTCCGACGGCTGA
- the epmA gene encoding EF-P lysine aminoacylase EpmA, giving the protein MRRGSCLRWTPAAASTSAASRVRASAAVTDWRPTAGLAALRRRAALIRRIRVFFDRRGLLEVETPLMATAPAMDPNLDSLAVSRPDGCPAWLQTSPEYAMKRLLAAGSGDIWQLTRAFRGSERGRLHNPEFTLLEWYRVGWDHHALMQEVAELAAELAGERPVEHWTYRDAFQHFAGLDPFQAPLDVLRARGGDKGLTAALGEDRDAWLDLILSREVAPRLGRGRLSFLTDFPASQAALARLRPGDPPVAERFELFMEGMEIANGYHELADPAEQRRRFRAEQQARDARGERLPVDQRLLAALEAGLPPCAGVALGVDRLVMVALGAECIDAVWAFPDERA; this is encoded by the coding sequence TTGAGGAGGGGGAGCTGCTTAAGGTGGACACCCGCAGCGGCGAGTACGTCGGCCGCGTCAAGGGTTAGGGCGTCCGCAGCGGTGACTGACTGGCGCCCCACGGCGGGGCTGGCGGCGCTGCGCCGGCGTGCGGCCTTGATCCGCCGTATCCGCGTCTTCTTCGACCGGCGTGGCCTGCTGGAGGTGGAGACCCCGCTGATGGCCACCGCCCCGGCCATGGATCCCAACCTGGACAGCCTGGCGGTGAGCCGGCCCGACGGCTGCCCGGCCTGGCTGCAGACCTCGCCGGAGTATGCCATGAAGCGGCTCCTGGCCGCCGGCAGCGGCGATATCTGGCAGCTTACCCGGGCCTTCCGCGGCAGCGAGCGGGGGCGCCTGCACAACCCGGAGTTCACCCTTCTGGAGTGGTACCGCGTGGGCTGGGACCACCACGCCCTGATGCAGGAGGTGGCCGAGCTGGCTGCCGAGCTGGCCGGGGAGCGGCCGGTGGAGCACTGGACCTACCGCGACGCCTTCCAGCACTTCGCCGGGCTGGACCCCTTCCAGGCCCCCCTCGACGTGCTCCGGGCCCGGGGCGGCGATAAGGGGCTGACCGCCGCCCTGGGGGAGGACCGGGATGCCTGGCTGGACCTCATCCTCTCGCGCGAGGTGGCGCCCCGGCTGGGCCGTGGGCGCTTGAGTTTTCTCACCGATTTCCCAGCCAGCCAGGCGGCGCTTGCCCGGCTGCGGCCGGGCGACCCGCCGGTGGCGGAGCGCTTCGAGCTCTTTATGGAGGGCATGGAGATCGCCAACGGCTACCACGAGCTTGCCGACCCGGCGGAGCAGCGCCGGCGCTTCCGCGCCGAGCAGCAGGCCCGCGACGCCAGGGGCGAGCGCTTGCCGGTGGATCAACGGCTGTTGGCCGCCCTGGAGGCGGGCCTGCCGCCCTGCGCCGGCGTGGCCCTGGGGGTGGACCGGTTGGTGATGGTGGCGCTGGGGGCGGAGTGCATCGACGCGGTGTGGGCGTTCCCCGACGAGCGGGCCTGA
- a CDS encoding acetyl-CoA C-acyltransferase family protein, which produces MSDREVVVLSAARSAIGTFGGTLAGFEPADLGGLIIKEAVARSGVDPNQINYTTVGNCIPTESRSPYVARVAAVQGGLPHNSTAVTVNRLCGSGMQAIVSTAQSILLGDADFGVGAGTEVMSKGGYLTPSARFGARMGDAKMVDMMVATLTDPFGVGHMGITAENLAEKWNISREEQDQFAAESQRRAQAAIEGGYFKDQIVPVTIKSRKGEKVFDTDEHPRFGVTVEDLAKMRPAFKKEGGTVTAGNASGINDAAAALVLADRAAAEKAGHKPVARMVAYGIAGVPNDIMGEGPIPSSKVALDKAGLSIEDMDVVESNEAFAAQALTVMKGLGLDPAKTNVNGGAIALGHPVGATGSILAVKAIHELHRIQGKYALVTMCIGGGQGITAIFERM; this is translated from the coding sequence ATGTCTGACAGAGAAGTGGTTGTCCTTAGTGCGGCACGTTCCGCCATCGGTACCTTTGGCGGCACCTTGGCCGGGTTCGAGCCCGCTGACCTGGGTGGCCTGATCATCAAAGAGGCGGTGGCGCGCTCCGGTGTCGACCCCAATCAGATCAACTACACCACCGTGGGCAACTGCATCCCCACCGAGAGCCGCTCGCCCTATGTGGCCCGGGTGGCGGCGGTGCAGGGTGGGCTGCCGCACAACTCCACGGCGGTCACCGTCAACCGGCTGTGCGGCTCCGGCATGCAGGCCATCGTCTCCACCGCCCAGTCCATCCTGCTGGGCGATGCCGACTTCGGTGTCGGTGCCGGCACCGAGGTGATGTCCAAGGGCGGTTACCTCACCCCCTCGGCCCGTTTCGGCGCCCGCATGGGGGATGCCAAGATGGTCGACATGATGGTGGCCACCCTGACCGACCCCTTCGGCGTCGGCCACATGGGCATCACCGCCGAGAACCTGGCCGAGAAGTGGAACATCTCCCGCGAGGAGCAGGACCAGTTCGCCGCGGAGTCCCAGCGCCGTGCCCAGGCGGCCATCGAAGGCGGCTACTTTAAGGACCAGATCGTGCCGGTGACCATCAAGAGCCGGAAGGGCGAGAAGGTCTTTGACACCGACGAGCACCCGCGCTTTGGTGTCACCGTTGAGGATCTGGCCAAGATGCGCCCGGCCTTCAAGAAGGAGGGCGGCACCGTGACCGCCGGCAACGCCTCCGGTATCAACGATGCCGCTGCCGCCCTGGTGCTGGCCGACCGTGCCGCGGCCGAGAAGGCCGGTCACAAGCCCGTGGCGCGGATGGTGGCCTACGGTATTGCCGGGGTGCCCAACGACATCATGGGGGAGGGGCCGATCCCGTCGTCCAAGGTGGCGCTGGACAAGGCCGGACTGAGTATCGAGGACATGGACGTGGTGGAGTCCAACGAGGCCTTCGCGGCCCAGGCGCTGACGGTCATGAAGGGCCTGGGGCTGGACCCGGCCAAGACCAACGTCAACGGCGGCGCCATCGCCCTGGGCCACCCGGTGGGGGCCACCGGGTCCATCCTGGCGGTCAAGGCAATCCACGAGCTGCACCGCATCCAGGGCAAGTACGCCCTGGTCACCATGTGCATCGGTGGCGGTCAGGGCATCACGGCCATCTTCGAGCGCATGTGA
- the efp gene encoding elongation factor P codes for MAQYSTNEFKGGLKIMLDGDPYTIVENEFVKPGKGQAFNRVKVRNLKTGKVIDRTFKSGESVEAADVLETEMQFLYSDGEFFHMMDPETFEQKAAPASAVGDAAKWLKEQAMCTVILWNDEPLTVEPPNFVELRVVETDPGVRGDTSGGGGKPATLETGAVVRVPLFIEEGELLKVDTRSGEYVGRVKG; via the coding sequence ATGGCTCAGTACAGTACCAACGAGTTCAAGGGTGGCCTCAAGATTATGCTCGATGGTGATCCCTACACCATCGTGGAGAATGAGTTCGTCAAGCCGGGCAAGGGCCAGGCCTTCAACCGGGTGAAGGTGCGCAACCTTAAAACTGGTAAGGTCATCGACCGCACGTTCAAGTCCGGTGAGTCGGTGGAGGCGGCGGATGTCCTGGAGACGGAGATGCAGTTCCTCTACTCCGACGGCGAGTTCTTCCACATGATGGATCCGGAGACCTTCGAGCAGAAGGCGGCACCGGCCTCGGCCGTGGGTGACGCGGCCAAGTGGCTGAAGGAGCAGGCCATGTGCACCGTGATCCTGTGGAATGACGAGCCCCTGACGGTGGAGCCGCCGAACTTCGTCGAGCTGCGGGTGGTGGAGACCGACCCGGGCGTGCGCGGTGATACCTCCGGCGGTGGTGGCAAGCCGGCCACCCTGGAGACCGGTGCGGTGGTGCGTGTGCCGCTGTTCATTGAGGAGGGGGAGCTGCTTAAGGTGGACACCCGCAGCGGCGAGTACGTCGGCCGCGTCAAGGGTTAG